One segment of Bdellovibrionales bacterium DNA contains the following:
- a CDS encoding argininosuccinate synthase: MKRIVLSFSGGLDTTAIVLWLKKTYNADVIAYCCDVGNLPSEKTLRDRAMSLGASDFIFEDLKDEFAKDFVFPLLRSGALYQGEYLLGTAIARPLIAERVAHFAKKSGASAVAHGATGKGNDQIRFERAWAYLAPELEVIAPWKEWEYKGRQDLINYLKEHKIDYAGEVNPRYSVDANLFHNSSEGGILEDISKPYDDQEIFQFLKPNGKTSTDTLSISIDFDKGYPVGLNGKKMAPAELLQKLNEIGGAYGIGLVDLVEERVTGVKSRGIYETPGGTLIQKGLNSMKQICWTRDVHNTSLTLAHTYANLVYDGLWHSDARTNLEGYFTEAAKKLTGTVGMRLAPGQVLITHRSSPFSLYSEKIVSFEEDTYGLNRAAKDWSRVLTFAQWQSGLVNKENRGSAGETHRELGGRPQ; this comes from the coding sequence ATGAAAAGAATCGTTTTATCATTTTCAGGTGGCTTGGATACAACCGCCATCGTTTTATGGCTCAAGAAAACTTACAATGCTGATGTCATCGCTTATTGCTGCGACGTGGGCAACCTTCCGTCGGAAAAAACTCTGCGCGATCGTGCCATGAGTTTAGGAGCCTCGGACTTCATCTTTGAGGATCTTAAAGATGAATTCGCAAAAGATTTTGTGTTTCCACTCTTGCGCTCTGGCGCTCTTTATCAAGGTGAGTATCTTCTCGGAACAGCGATCGCCCGTCCCCTTATTGCTGAACGAGTGGCTCACTTTGCCAAAAAATCGGGAGCCTCGGCCGTCGCTCACGGAGCCACCGGTAAAGGAAACGATCAAATCCGCTTCGAGCGCGCGTGGGCTTACCTCGCTCCCGAATTAGAAGTGATCGCCCCTTGGAAAGAATGGGAATATAAAGGTCGTCAAGATCTGATCAATTATCTCAAAGAGCATAAAATTGACTACGCCGGCGAAGTGAACCCTCGCTATAGCGTTGATGCTAATCTTTTTCACAACTCTTCCGAGGGTGGAATTCTTGAGGACATCTCTAAGCCCTATGACGATCAAGAGATCTTCCAGTTTTTAAAACCAAACGGTAAAACATCGACCGACACCCTGTCGATTTCAATCGATTTCGATAAGGGATACCCGGTGGGACTCAACGGTAAAAAAATGGCGCCAGCGGAACTCCTTCAAAAGCTGAACGAAATTGGTGGCGCTTACGGCATCGGACTTGTTGACCTCGTCGAAGAGCGTGTCACGGGAGTCAAAAGTCGCGGGATTTACGAAACTCCGGGCGGCACTCTGATCCAAAAGGGTTTGAATTCAATGAAACAAATCTGCTGGACTCGCGATGTCCACAATACGTCTCTCACGTTAGCTCACACCTACGCGAATCTCGTCTATGATGGCCTTTGGCATTCGGATGCGCGCACGAACCTCGAAGGCTACTTTACCGAAGCTGCGAAAAAACTCACAGGAACTGTGGGGATGCGATTAGCTCCCGGACAAGTCTTGATCACTCACCGCTCGAGCCCTTTCTCGCTTTATAGCGAAAAGATCGTCAGCTTCGAGGAAGATACTTATGGACTGAATCGCGCCGCTAAAGATTGGTCTCGAGTTCTCACCTTTGCCCAATGGCAATCGGGTCTTGTGAATAAAGAAAATCGCGGCTCTGCCGGCGAGACTCACCGCGAATTGGGTGGTCGTCCGCAATGA
- a CDS encoding serine protease — MGCSQNNRADAASLAPAQDQNVGQRVIYGTDDRLDLYQVEQDLWKTKANSTVALMSSSKVSSNGLGGFRISTTNYGTSQSLCKNEPFYEQVTAAFCSGSLIAPDIIMTAGHCIRSQSSCESTKFVFNFAYSAKGATPNNVGGDDVYSCKQLIHSELNSSNMSDFALIRLDRKVVGHDPIAIRQSGGVADNENLVVIGHPSGLPTKVAGGASVRDNSLDAYFIANLDTYGGNSGSAVFNEAGLVEGILVRGERDFVYKNGCYVSNVCTNSGCRGEDVTRVSEVLNYVDAAELVPDVSASAP, encoded by the coding sequence ATGGGCTGTTCGCAAAACAACAGAGCGGATGCCGCGTCACTTGCACCAGCACAAGATCAAAATGTCGGTCAACGTGTCATCTATGGAACGGACGATCGCTTAGATTTATATCAAGTTGAGCAAGATCTTTGGAAGACAAAAGCCAACTCTACCGTGGCATTGATGTCGAGCTCTAAAGTTTCGAGTAATGGTCTCGGCGGATTCCGAATCTCTACAACAAACTACGGAACTTCCCAGAGCCTTTGTAAGAATGAACCATTCTATGAGCAAGTGACAGCGGCGTTTTGCTCGGGCTCTCTGATCGCGCCGGACATCATCATGACTGCAGGGCACTGTATTCGTTCGCAAAGCTCGTGCGAGTCCACTAAGTTTGTATTTAATTTCGCTTACAGCGCCAAAGGCGCCACGCCCAACAACGTTGGTGGAGACGATGTTTATTCCTGCAAACAGTTGATTCATAGCGAACTCAACAGCAGCAACATGTCAGACTTTGCATTGATTCGATTAGATCGTAAAGTTGTGGGTCACGATCCCATCGCGATTCGTCAGAGCGGGGGGGTTGCGGATAACGAAAATCTCGTGGTCATTGGTCACCCCTCAGGGCTTCCGACAAAGGTCGCTGGTGGCGCTTCGGTCCGCGACAACTCATTGGACGCTTACTTCATCGCAAATCTCGACACCTATGGTGGTAATTCAGGGAGTGCGGTGTTTAACGAAGCCGGCCTGGTGGAAGGAATTCTTGTTCGTGGCGAGCGAGACTTCGTTTATAAGAATGGCTGTTATGTTTCTAATGTCTGCACAAATTCAGGATGTCGTGGTGAGGACGTCACCCGCGTCTCGGAAGTTCTTAATTACGTGGATGCGGCAGAATTAGTTCCTGATGTTTCCGCATCTGCACCTTAA
- a CDS encoding (2Fe-2S) ferredoxin domain-containing protein, which yields MEEKLSGNPPITVFICTRSKDKGESCGPKGSAELRDHLKGWVKTAGLSPKVKVIASLCLGHCENGITMCVQPENRWFLKIDAQKDVEQIQQQIIELAAAL from the coding sequence ATGGAAGAAAAACTCTCGGGAAATCCACCCATCACTGTATTTATTTGTACGCGCTCTAAAGATAAAGGCGAGAGCTGTGGCCCGAAAGGTTCAGCAGAGCTTCGCGATCATCTTAAAGGTTGGGTGAAGACCGCGGGGTTGAGCCCTAAAGTGAAAGTGATTGCCTCGTTATGTTTAGGGCATTGTGAAAACGGGATCACGATGTGTGTGCAGCCTGAGAATCGTTGGTTTCTTAAAATCGACGCCCAGAAAGACGTGGAGCAAATCCAACAGCAGATTATCGAGCTCGCCGCCGCTCTTTAG
- a CDS encoding dihydroorotase, whose amino-acid sequence MSSYDLVITDGRCAVTDKSQSLRWEITDIAVKNGIIQDIGPGLAKKAKTVIDAKNLTVLPGAIDSQVHFREPGLTHKEDLYTGSMSAIAGGITSFFEMPNTKPNTSTAEKLQEKLNLAASKAKCDFAFFMGATAENTPHIAELEKLPGCSGIKIFMGSSTGDLLVSDDETLEKIFKNGSRRIAVHCEDEFILRDRKSIADQSGRVQDHPVWRNEDSALSATRRILNIAEKTQRPVHVLHVSTAEEMAFLKHKKQWATVECLPQFLTLHAPDCYDRLGTLAQMNPPVREKHHQEALWKAIADGTVDVIGSDHAPHTREEKALPYPQSPSGMTGVQTLLPLMLNHVNNNKLSLERLIELICINPARIYGAHQKGQIAVGKDADLTIVDMKASRMISNSWIQSKVGWTPFDGMTVKGWPKKTIVRGQLAMEDDVIFTNVVGKAVEFGPSTFRK is encoded by the coding sequence ATGTCTAGTTATGATTTAGTCATTACCGACGGTCGTTGTGCTGTCACCGATAAATCTCAATCCCTTCGTTGGGAAATCACCGATATCGCCGTTAAAAACGGAATCATTCAAGACATCGGTCCAGGCCTGGCTAAAAAGGCCAAAACTGTGATCGATGCGAAGAATCTCACGGTCCTTCCAGGGGCGATCGATAGCCAAGTGCACTTTCGCGAGCCCGGACTGACTCACAAAGAAGATCTATACACCGGCTCGATGAGCGCCATTGCGGGTGGGATCACCAGTTTTTTCGAAATGCCGAACACCAAACCCAACACCTCAACGGCTGAAAAACTTCAGGAGAAACTCAATCTCGCCGCCAGCAAAGCCAAATGTGATTTCGCGTTTTTCATGGGAGCCACGGCAGAAAACACTCCGCACATCGCCGAGTTAGAAAAACTGCCTGGCTGCTCAGGGATTAAGATCTTCATGGGAAGTTCCACGGGAGATCTTCTCGTCTCTGACGACGAAACTTTAGAAAAGATTTTTAAAAATGGAAGTCGTCGCATCGCCGTTCATTGTGAAGATGAATTTATCCTTCGCGATCGTAAATCCATTGCAGATCAAAGTGGTCGAGTTCAAGATCATCCGGTTTGGAGAAACGAAGACTCGGCCCTTTCGGCCACTCGACGCATCCTCAATATTGCCGAAAAAACTCAGCGTCCGGTGCATGTTCTCCACGTGAGCACCGCCGAAGAGATGGCCTTTCTCAAACACAAAAAACAGTGGGCCACCGTCGAATGTCTCCCTCAGTTTTTAACTTTGCACGCGCCCGATTGCTACGATCGTTTGGGAACATTAGCTCAGATGAATCCGCCGGTTCGAGAGAAGCATCATCAAGAGGCGTTGTGGAAAGCCATTGCCGACGGAACCGTAGATGTGATCGGCTCCGACCACGCTCCGCACACGCGCGAAGAAAAAGCACTTCCTTACCCACAATCCCCTTCGGGAATGACGGGAGTCCAAACTCTCCTCCCTCTCATGCTCAACCACGTCAACAACAACAAACTCAGTTTAGAGCGCTTGATCGAGCTCATTTGCATCAATCCTGCTCGCATCTATGGAGCTCATCAAAAAGGTCAGATAGCTGTAGGTAAAGACGCGGATTTGACTATCGTTGATATGAAGGCCTCTCGCATGATCTCAAACAGTTGGATTCAGAGTAAAGTGGGATGGACCCCATTTGATGGAATGACCGTTAAGGGCTGGCCTAAAAAAACCATTGTGCGAGGTCAGCTCGCCATGGAAGATGACGTGATCTTTACAAATGTCGTTGGAAAAGCGGTTGAGTTCGGTCCATCGACCTTTAGAAAATAA
- a CDS encoding agmatine deiminase family protein, giving the protein MIKHIILIAVAAFTSASVHAEVPRQGYSKAQVEEMVKHNQKIAANDILNQLTDIESLKMQAGALRVPYAEYNQAGYLIFNDRTDYNSWEAKSGMAKNLPEGVTLVVFTGNSAKSHHQQLKSKFSQFVESSRIKILFAPGGEGGFWARDAVPVPVFQAEGLSVVDARYYHNFEGDSYFANLFGATLTKHNYYYEGGNFLANSRGECIIVNKDQTSIMPDSVFTTKYGCASLIRLPHIKGIGHIDESVKFMNDTTVITDSEQYRDILDDHYTVVMIPRPAREYETYVNSLIINGTVYVPVFGQAGDQKALQIYQSFGLKTVALDSSTLSNQGLGSVHCITMTYPPVPLKEVAEMLNAVEVL; this is encoded by the coding sequence ATGATAAAACATATCATTCTTATTGCTGTTGCTGCATTTACATCTGCTTCTGTCCACGCCGAGGTGCCTCGCCAGGGATACTCAAAGGCTCAAGTGGAGGAAATGGTAAAGCACAATCAAAAGATTGCGGCCAATGACATACTCAACCAACTGACAGATATTGAATCGCTTAAAATGCAGGCAGGAGCCCTTCGTGTTCCTTACGCTGAATACAATCAAGCTGGATATCTCATCTTTAACGATAGAACCGACTATAATTCCTGGGAGGCCAAATCGGGGATGGCGAAGAATCTTCCCGAGGGCGTGACTCTTGTCGTGTTCACCGGGAATTCCGCAAAATCCCACCACCAGCAGTTGAAGAGTAAATTCTCTCAATTTGTTGAGAGTTCGCGAATCAAAATTCTATTTGCCCCGGGTGGGGAGGGTGGGTTCTGGGCTCGGGATGCGGTTCCGGTTCCGGTTTTCCAGGCCGAGGGCCTCTCGGTTGTGGATGCTCGCTACTATCACAATTTCGAAGGTGATAGTTACTTTGCGAATCTCTTCGGAGCGACGCTGACCAAACACAACTATTATTATGAGGGTGGTAACTTTCTTGCCAATTCTCGAGGCGAGTGCATTATCGTCAACAAAGATCAAACTTCGATCATGCCCGACAGTGTGTTTACCACAAAATACGGTTGCGCTTCGCTGATTCGTTTGCCCCATATCAAAGGCATTGGCCATATTGACGAAAGCGTCAAATTCATGAATGACACCACTGTCATTACGGATAGCGAACAGTACCGTGATATTTTAGATGATCATTATACCGTGGTCATGATTCCACGTCCGGCCAGAGAGTACGAGACTTACGTCAACTCACTCATCATCAACGGAACAGTTTATGTGCCCGTGTTTGGTCAGGCCGGTGATCAAAAGGCGCTTCAGATTTATCAAAGCTTTGGTCTTAAAACTGTAGCCTTGGACTCTTCGACCTTATCGAATCAGGGATTAGGGTCTGTTCACTGCATCACCATGACCTATCCACCAGTTCCGCTGAAAGAAGTGGCGGAAATGCTGAACGCCGTAGAAGTCCTCTAA